From a region of the Triticum aestivum cultivar Chinese Spring chromosome 7D, IWGSC CS RefSeq v2.1, whole genome shotgun sequence genome:
- the LOC123170779 gene encoding uncharacterized protein, with protein sequence MAASVPSRRRCPWPDLHPELIGLVLLRLPSHAHRVRLAAVCRAWRSSARLQHPLPPLLPWLALPDGTFLSLPDSAIHRLPVPDDVSWRVSTGDALLLVHGDGRCSLTSPFPAVTTPVALPQPPFWFRRNSRANHLLNSIHKAVVSDDLIAVLKSRCLHNVFVSTRGHGRPSWRRKWAPPSGSFTADIALFKGKPYVLTTKEELHVLDAGDQQPSSTVPVVKTLCKLGPPRDDEDFGHPWFNPFATWHYLVVSGDQLLMVKRIINIPLILPADIRIEKRTHRFEVFEALFASDGCGWWREVDTLMMGRALFVSQGCSDSLPATFGAQCGVIGAREDCIYFVTERDTRYHQERTPQNPFLDSGVYNMRDRTVTPLPLEMATVPTVHKGPWSSTWIFPKT encoded by the coding sequence ATGGCCGCGTCTGTCCCTTCACGCCGTCGCTGCCCTTGGCCGGATCTCCATCCAGAGCTGATCGGCCTCGTGCTCCTGCGGCTGCCGTCGCACGCCCACCgcgtccgcctcgccgccgtctgccGCGCGTGGCGCTCCAGCGCGCGGCTGCAGCACCCGCTGCCACCGCTGCTCCCCTGGCTAGCCCTCCCGGACGGCACCTTCCTCAGCCTCCCCGACAGCGCGATCCACCGCTTGCCCGTCCCGGACGACGTCTCCTGGCGGGTCTCCACCGGCGACGCGCTCCTCCTCGTGCACGGCGACGGCCGGTGCTCTCTGACGAGCCCTTTCCCCGCCGTGACCACCCCTGTCGCTCTCCCTCAGCCACCGTTCTGGTTCCGAAGAAACTCGCGCGCCAACCACCTTCTAAATAGCATCCACAAGGCCGTGGTTTCCGATGACCTCATCGCCGTTCTAAAGTCAAGGTGCCTCCACAACGTCTTCGTCTCTACTCGCGGGCACGGGCGGCCATCGTGGCGGCGGAAGTGGGCGCCGCCTTCAGGCAGCTTCACCGCCGACATTGCCCTCTTTAAAGGGAAACCATACGTCCTCACGACGAAAGAGGAGCTGCATGTCCTGGACGCCGGCGATCAGCAGCCATCCAGCACGGTGCCGGTCGTCAAAACCCTATGCAAACTCGGGCCCCCGAGGGATGATGAGGACTTCGGGCATCCATGGTTTAATCCTTTCGCCACATGGCACTACCTCGTCGTGTCCGGTGATCAGCTGCTGATGGTGAAACGGATAATCAATATACCTCTGATATTACCGGCAGACATTAGGATAGAGAAGCGGACTCACCGGTTTGAGGTCTTTGAAGCGCTCTTCGCCAGTGATGGTTGTGGATGGTGGAGAGAAGTCGATACGCTGATGATGGGGCGAGCGCTCTTTGTTAGTCAAGGTTGTTCCGATTCTCTTCCTGCCACTTTCGGCGCCCAGTGTGGTGTCATCGGAGCTCGAGAAGATTGCATCTATTTTGTGACGGAGCGTGACACCAGGTACCACCAGGAGAGGACTCCTCAGAACCCATTCCTTGACTCCGGTGTGTACAACATGAGAGATCGAACAGTGACGCCTTTGCCGTTGGAGATGGCAACAGTGCCTACCGTGCACAAGGGCCCCTGGTCTTCAACTTGGATTTTTCCCAAAACTTGA
- the LOC123165848 gene encoding O-fucosyltransferase 23 yields the protein MNLLLDLKHLKLISLPTRPVICKCLLLVIGLIVLRAIVSPFLAINLSEKSFYEPPTLDLFPGVRKDKFVEVPQIIWGLNNQKIAFARACLTAKFLNRSLLMPSLSASLFYKEVDLLQPIPFDKVFDFNKFNARCHGFARLAWYSEVSNHTEPYKLQKGSGRRWTVERDLDQLQESKTGEADNYQVIHVTGKHPFLWPDHWPVKDYAKVFDCLALAPEIETEVVKVISKIKDAGEKARHEAAISHNKKRIDDGSLNLPVQYIAVHMRIEKDWMIHCKKWEKRSNLKEICSSKGEIIHKVSQITDLRRPVVVYLAVADSLLEDDSVTSGWRVGMIAYEKKKLGVTDLYKRQPYLIKSAIDFEVCARADVFVGNSFSTFSNLVVLSRTERMYKLGVESSCGEDVGLSSYAYNVIGDDGGPQRWMTDMLDTSLQRISYGTNNISCH from the coding sequence ATGAACCTCCTGCTAGACCTTAAGCATCTCAAGCTCATTAGCTTGCCGACGAGGCCTGTCATTTGCAAATGCCTTCTACTAGTGATTGGTCTTATTGTATTGAGAGCGATTGTCTCCCCTTTTCTCGCCATTAATTTGTCTGAGAAGAGTTTTTATGAGCCACCAACCCTTGACCTGTTCCCTGGAGTTAGGAAAGACAAGTTTGTTGAGGTCCCACAGATTATATGGGGATTGAACAATCAGAAGATCGCATTTGCCAGGGCATGCTTGACTGCGAAATTCCTGAACAGGTCTCTGCTCATGCCAAGCCTGAGTGCTTCACTTTTCTACAAAGAGGTTGACTTGCTGCAGCCTATTCCTTTCGACAAGGTGTTTGACTTCAACAAATTCAATGCCCGCTGTCATGGTTTTGCGAGGCTAGCTTGGTACTCTGAAGTTTCGAATCATACTGAACCCTATAAACTCCAAAAGGGAAGTGGTAGGAGGTGGACAGTGGAGCGAGACTTGGATCAGCTGCAAGAATCCAAAACGGGCGAGGCCGATAACTATCAAGTAATTCATGTCACTGGGAAACATCCGTTTCTGTGGCCTGACCATTGGCCAGTGAAAGACTATGCCAAGGTCTTCGATTGCCTTGCCTTAGCTCCTGAGATAGAAACTGAAGTAGTCAAGGTCATATCCAAGATTAAAGATGCAGGGGAAAAAGCAAGACACGAGGCTGCTATTTCCCATAATAAGAAGAGGATAGATGATGGTTCGTTGAATCTGCCTGTGCAGTACATTGCTGTTCACATGAGAATAGAGAAAGACTGGATGATCCATTGCAAGAAGTGGGAGAAGCGGTCGAATTTGAAGGAAATCTGCAGCAGCAAAGGAGAGATCATTCATAAGGTCTCACAGATCACTGATCTACGCCGGCCGGTTGTGGTTTATCTTGCTGTAGCCGACAGCCTTTTAGAAGATGATTCAGTAACCAGTGGTTGGAGAGTCGGTATGATTGCCTATGAGAAGAAAAAACTTGGAGTTACTGACCTATACAAGAGGCAGCCTTATCTTATAAAGTCTGCCATTGACTTTGAGGTGTGTGCGAGAGCAGATGTGTTTGTTGGCAATAGCTTCTCAACATTTTCCAACCTTGTAGTTTTGTCTAGAACAGAAAGGATGTATAAGCTGGGGGTGGAAAGCTCATGTGGCGAGGATGTTGGGCTGTCGTCATACGCGTACAATGTCATCGGAGATGATGGCGGGCCTCAAAGATGGATGACAGATATGTTGGACACAAGCCTTCAGCGCATAAGCTACGGAACAAATAACATCTCCTGCCACTGA